From Streptosporangium album, the proteins below share one genomic window:
- a CDS encoding SRPBCC family protein, with protein sequence MSEHHDHTTDRLARALGWASLGLGTVQLAAPMVVSRLSGVDDSVRARRAVPLTGVRALLHAGALPGGRRPAPWAWSRVVGDAADLTMLRRAAARRRGHRRRRVMAVTAVVAGITAVDLYTAARARRQRLSGTGERGMDLHAAITINRPRQELYLYWRDFENLPRFMAHLESVETRGDGRSHWKARGPAKTAPEWDVAITEDHHGELIVWRSTSGTVGSRGLVSFTDAPGGRGTEVRVNLKYDPPGGKVGAAFAKLLGEHPEQQARDDLRRFKQVVETGEVIRSDGSPEGTRALRQARQRPAQPVKSPQLVK encoded by the coding sequence ATGAGCGAACACCACGATCACACGACCGATCGGCTCGCCCGCGCGCTGGGCTGGGCCAGCCTCGGCCTGGGAACGGTGCAACTGGCCGCGCCGATGGTCGTAAGCCGGCTCAGCGGCGTCGACGACTCAGTCCGGGCCCGCCGCGCGGTGCCGCTGACGGGCGTGCGGGCACTGCTCCACGCGGGAGCCCTGCCGGGCGGCCGCCGACCCGCTCCCTGGGCGTGGAGCCGTGTCGTCGGCGACGCGGCGGACCTGACGATGCTGCGCCGGGCGGCGGCCAGACGCCGCGGACACAGGCGTCGCCGCGTCATGGCCGTCACGGCGGTGGTCGCCGGCATCACGGCCGTCGACCTGTACACCGCGGCGCGTGCCCGCCGGCAGCGGCTGAGCGGGACGGGCGAGCGCGGGATGGACCTGCACGCGGCCATCACGATCAACCGCCCCCGCCAGGAGCTGTATCTGTACTGGCGCGACTTCGAGAACCTTCCCCGCTTCATGGCGCACCTGGAGTCGGTGGAGACCAGAGGCGACGGACGCTCGCACTGGAAGGCGCGCGGTCCCGCGAAGACGGCCCCCGAATGGGACGTCGCGATCACCGAGGACCACCACGGCGAGCTGATCGTCTGGCGGTCCACGAGCGGCACCGTCGGCAGCCGCGGTCTGGTGAGTTTCACGGACGCGCCCGGCGGGCGCGGCACGGAGGTGCGGGTGAACCTCAAGTACGACCCGCCGGGCGGCAAGGTGGGCGCCGCCTTCGCCAAACTGCTGGGCGAGCACCCCGAGCAGCAGGCCCGAGACGACCTGCGCCGGTTCAAGCAGGTCGTGGAGACCGGCGAGGTGATCCGCTCCGATGGCAGCCCCGAGGGCACCCGTGCGCTGCGGCAGGCCAGGCAGCGTCCCGCTCAGCCCGTCAAGTCCCCTCAGCTCGTGAAGTGA
- a CDS encoding zinc-dependent alcohol dehydrogenase — protein sequence MKANCWMGRNTVEVQEVPDPRILNARDAIVRITSTAICGSDLHLYDGYIPTMKRGDILGHEFMGEVVEVGPEVTRLRVGDRVVVPFPIACGNCAACEHGQFSVCENSNPNAGMAEKLMGYAPAGLFGYSHMLGGFAGGQAEYARVPFADVGPIKIEDDLPDEKVLFLSDIFPTAWMGAEMCDIKPGDTIAVWGAGPVGQLTVACAYLMGAEQVISIDRFPYRLEKAKRAGAQTLNYEEVDILDALREITAGRGPDGCIDAVGMEAHHPTTALHAYDRAKQATRMETDRPYALREAILACRNGGTVSVIGVYGGLIDKFPMGSLMNRSLTLRSGQCHVQRYLEPLLGRIRDGDIDPSFVISHRMRLWDAPRGYEMFKNKQDDCNKVVLSP from the coding sequence GTGAAAGCCAACTGCTGGATGGGCCGCAACACCGTCGAGGTTCAGGAGGTTCCGGATCCCCGGATCCTGAACGCCCGCGACGCCATCGTCCGCATCACCTCGACCGCGATCTGCGGATCCGACCTGCACCTCTACGACGGCTACATCCCGACCATGAAGAGGGGCGACATCCTCGGCCACGAGTTCATGGGCGAGGTGGTGGAGGTGGGCCCGGAGGTGACGAGACTGCGGGTCGGCGACCGGGTGGTCGTCCCCTTCCCCATCGCCTGCGGCAATTGCGCCGCCTGCGAGCACGGCCAGTTCTCGGTGTGCGAGAACTCCAACCCCAACGCGGGCATGGCGGAGAAGCTCATGGGCTACGCTCCCGCGGGCCTCTTCGGCTACTCCCACATGCTCGGCGGCTTCGCGGGAGGCCAGGCGGAGTACGCGCGCGTGCCGTTCGCGGACGTGGGGCCGATCAAGATCGAGGACGACCTGCCGGACGAGAAGGTGCTCTTCCTGTCCGACATCTTCCCCACCGCCTGGATGGGGGCGGAGATGTGCGACATCAAACCCGGTGACACGATCGCCGTCTGGGGGGCCGGTCCTGTCGGCCAGCTCACGGTCGCCTGCGCCTACCTGATGGGTGCCGAACAGGTCATCTCCATCGACCGCTTCCCCTACCGGCTGGAGAAGGCCAAGCGTGCGGGCGCGCAGACGCTCAACTACGAGGAGGTCGACATCCTCGACGCGCTCCGCGAGATAACCGCGGGCAGGGGCCCGGACGGGTGCATCGACGCGGTGGGCATGGAGGCCCACCACCCCACCACCGCCCTACACGCCTACGACCGCGCCAAGCAGGCGACGCGGATGGAGACCGACCGGCCGTACGCCCTGCGGGAGGCGATCCTGGCCTGCCGCAACGGCGGGACCGTCTCCGTGATCGGTGTCTACGGCGGCCTGATCGACAAGTTCCCGATGGGCTCGTTGATGAACCGGTCGTTGACGCTGCGGAGCGGCCAGTGCCACGTGCAGCGCTACCTCGAACCGCTGCTGGGCAGGATCCGCGACGGCGACATCGATCCCAGCTTCGTCATCAGTCACCGCATGCGGCTGTGGGACGCCCCGCGCGGCTACGAGATGTTCAAGAACAAGCAGGACGATTGCAACAAGGTCGTCCTCAGCCCTTAG
- a CDS encoding sensor histidine kinase has product MVTEHTHPDSRPRDSFAAAAAALSRLGRLRDLPVILMLAWVGWLAIPWPFSGLAQARGTADQSLSAGASADRVLSAGASADRALGIGASTGQATGTAVSAARGPARPALLVKTAQAALSPRELIASERARIAEEVHDAAGHGLATIAMQAGVALLMLDERPDQARESLEAIRSTSMKALSQLRSALDLIDPTTSDHDLPALIHGVRAAGLPVDVEPAEPQVPAHLEGTVYRVVRESLTNVLRHAGPTRALVRVANDPCVFVLEIADRGSGLSGTAEGRGLAGMRTRVTEAGGLFSAGPREGGGFQVMARFPRASRDSGSPVAEGAA; this is encoded by the coding sequence ATGGTGACCGAGCACACGCATCCGGACAGCCGCCCGCGTGATTCCTTCGCGGCGGCTGCGGCGGCGCTGTCCCGTCTGGGACGGCTGCGTGACCTGCCGGTCATCCTCATGCTGGCGTGGGTGGGCTGGCTGGCCATCCCGTGGCCGTTCAGTGGTCTCGCCCAGGCCCGCGGTACGGCCGACCAGTCTCTGAGCGCGGGCGCCTCGGCGGACCGGGTTCTGAGCGCGGGCGCCTCGGCGGACCGGGCTCTCGGCATCGGCGCGTCGACCGGCCAGGCCACGGGCACAGCCGTCTCGGCGGCCCGGGGCCCGGCTCGCCCCGCATTGCTGGTGAAGACGGCGCAGGCGGCTCTGAGCCCGCGGGAGCTGATCGCCTCGGAACGGGCACGCATCGCCGAGGAGGTGCACGACGCGGCCGGGCACGGCCTCGCGACCATCGCCATGCAGGCAGGGGTCGCCCTGCTCATGCTCGACGAGCGTCCCGACCAGGCCCGCGAGTCGCTGGAGGCGATCCGCTCGACCAGCATGAAGGCGCTCAGCCAGCTCCGCTCCGCACTGGACCTCATCGACCCCACGACCTCGGACCACGATCTGCCCGCACTGATCCACGGGGTGCGTGCGGCGGGGCTGCCCGTCGACGTCGAACCGGCCGAGCCACAGGTCCCGGCGCACCTCGAAGGTACGGTCTACCGGGTCGTGCGCGAGTCGTTGACCAACGTCCTGCGTCACGCCGGTCCGACCAGGGCCCTGGTCCGCGTCGCCAACGATCCGTGCGTGTTCGTCCTGGAGATCGCCGACCGGGGGAGCGGCCTCTCCGGAACGGCCGAGGGCCGGGGTCTGGCCGGGATGCGGACCCGGGTGACGGAGGCCGGTGGCCTGTTCAGCGCGGGCCCCCGCGAGGGCGGTGGCTTCCAGGTCATGGCACGCTTCCCGCGGGCATCGCGGGATTCGGGGAGTCCCGTGGCCGAGGGCGCCGCGTGA
- a CDS encoding response regulator transcription factor → MNPPTGPIRVALADDQAVVRMGLRVLIDREPDLEFAGEAADGVAALRLLGDTRPDVLLLDIRMSGMDGIDTLRAIAADPALSATRVVVVTTFELDQYVFAALQAGASGFLLKDSAPEELAHAIRVVASGEALLSPSVTRKVIGRFSHHDVAPVEGLDHLTPREREMVAWVATGRSNDEIAAELVISPDTVRTHVSRAMVKLHARDRAQLVVFAVRAGLTIP, encoded by the coding sequence GTGAACCCTCCGACGGGCCCGATCCGTGTGGCGCTCGCCGATGATCAGGCTGTCGTGCGCATGGGGCTCAGGGTTCTCATCGACCGCGAGCCCGACCTGGAGTTCGCCGGTGAGGCCGCCGACGGCGTCGCCGCTCTCCGGCTGCTGGGCGACACCCGCCCCGATGTCCTCCTGCTCGACATCCGCATGTCCGGCATGGACGGCATCGACACGCTGCGGGCCATCGCCGCCGACCCGGCGCTCAGCGCCACCCGGGTGGTCGTCGTCACCACCTTCGAGCTCGACCAGTATGTCTTCGCCGCGCTCCAGGCCGGAGCCAGCGGGTTCCTCCTGAAGGACAGCGCCCCCGAGGAGCTCGCCCACGCGATCAGGGTCGTCGCCTCGGGCGAGGCCCTGCTCTCCCCCTCCGTCACCAGGAAGGTCATCGGCCGGTTCAGCCACCACGACGTCGCCCCGGTCGAGGGGCTCGACCATCTCACCCCCAGAGAGCGTGAGATGGTCGCCTGGGTCGCCACGGGCCGGTCGAACGACGAGATCGCCGCAGAGCTCGTCATCAGTCCCGACACCGTCCGCACCCACGTCAGCCGGGCCATGGTCAAGCTTCATGCCCGCGACCGGGCCCAGCTGGTCGTCTTCGCGGTCAGGGCCGGGCTGACGATCCCTTGA
- the secY gene encoding preprotein translocase subunit SecY, with translation MLTVLIRAFRVPDLRRKMLFTLAMIVLFRCGQILPAPGVNVVAVRECLSGTRGGLVDMLQLFSGGAMLKLSVFALGVMPYITAGIVVQLLTVMIPRLETLRKEGQQGQAKITQYTRYLTVALAVLNATTVVSLARTGRIFPNCNRQVLHGQDPLTVVVIVATMVAGTCVIMWLGELITDRGIGNGMSILVFTQVVAVFPSYVSNIFVLSPFALVVMLAAGVFLVAAVVFMEQAQRRIPVQYAKRMVGRRMYGGTSTYLPLKVNQAGIVPVIFTSSLLFLPQLATGLMGGTGPVAEWISRYLVSGDHPVYVTAYLLLIVAFTYFYVSITVNPVEVADNMKRFGGFVPGIRPGRPTAEYLRHVLSRLTAPGAAYLGTLSLIPIIAFVILRDPGTQQNFPFGGTTILIMVGVGLDTVKQIESQLEQRTYRGFLKGSSARP, from the coding sequence ATGCTGACCGTGCTCATCCGTGCTTTCCGCGTGCCCGACCTCCGCAGGAAGATGCTCTTCACACTGGCGATGATCGTGCTGTTCCGGTGCGGGCAGATCCTGCCCGCACCCGGTGTGAACGTGGTCGCCGTGCGGGAGTGCCTGAGCGGGACCCGCGGCGGGCTCGTCGACATGCTGCAGCTGTTCAGCGGCGGAGCCATGCTGAAACTGTCGGTGTTCGCCCTCGGGGTCATGCCGTACATCACCGCCGGCATCGTGGTCCAGCTGCTCACCGTGATGATCCCGCGTCTGGAGACGCTCAGGAAGGAGGGACAGCAGGGGCAGGCGAAGATCACGCAGTACACGAGATACCTGACGGTGGCGCTGGCCGTGCTCAACGCCACCACGGTCGTGTCACTGGCCCGTACGGGCCGGATCTTCCCCAACTGCAACCGGCAGGTGCTGCACGGTCAGGACCCGCTGACCGTCGTGGTGATCGTGGCCACCATGGTGGCGGGGACATGCGTGATCATGTGGCTGGGAGAGCTGATCACCGATCGGGGGATCGGGAACGGCATGTCCATCCTGGTCTTCACGCAGGTGGTCGCCGTGTTCCCCTCCTACGTGTCGAACATCTTCGTGCTCAGCCCGTTCGCGCTGGTGGTGATGCTGGCCGCGGGTGTCTTCCTGGTGGCGGCGGTGGTGTTCATGGAGCAGGCGCAGCGGCGGATCCCGGTGCAGTACGCCAAGCGGATGGTCGGGCGCAGGATGTACGGCGGGACCTCGACCTATCTCCCGCTGAAGGTCAACCAGGCCGGGATCGTCCCCGTCATCTTCACCTCGTCCCTGCTCTTCCTCCCGCAGTTGGCGACGGGGCTGATGGGCGGCACGGGACCGGTCGCGGAGTGGATCTCGCGCTATCTCGTCTCGGGTGACCATCCGGTCTACGTGACGGCGTACCTCCTGCTGATCGTGGCCTTCACCTACTTCTACGTGTCGATCACCGTCAACCCGGTGGAGGTGGCCGACAACATGAAACGGTTCGGCGGATTCGTGCCCGGCATCCGGCCGGGGCGGCCCACCGCGGAATACCTGCGGCACGTGCTCTCACGGCTGACCGCGCCGGGAGCGGCCTATCTCGGCACGCTGTCGCTGATCCCGATCATCGCGTTCGTGATCCTGCGCGATCCGGGGACCCAGCAGAACTTCCCGTTCGGCGGGACGACCATCCTCATCATGGTCGGGGTGGGGCTGGACACGGTCAAGCAGATCGAGTCGCAGCTGGAGCAGCGCACCTACCGGGGCTTCCTCAAGGGATCGTCAGCCCGGCCCTGA
- a CDS encoding MFS transporter, translating to MTKNWIGLGVLASIALLLSVDVSVLYLALPHLSASLGASAPQQLWIMDIYSFMLAGFLVTMGTLGDRIGRRRLLLIGAAAFGVLSVVAAFSTSAETLIVARALLGIAGATLMPSSMALIRNMFDDPKQMGAAIGIWFSCFMVGMAIGPLVGGLLLEHFWWGSAFLLGVPFMVAVLVAGPVLLPEYRDPSAGRLDLASVALSLSTILPVIYGLKEIARNGSQPLPIAAIVVGLAVGVTFVRRQRRLADPLLDLRLFANKAFTATLVIGLLGGIVMAGTTLMSTMYLQSVSGLSPLAAGLWLLPQNLVMIVALSAGPALARRVAPAYVMAAGLALAAAGLVLHTQVPAVGGIPLLVAGLVLASAGMALPMGLGTGIMMTAAPAEKAGSAASLSETSGEFGVAVGIAALGSLGTAVFRGALPSGVDADSITSAVAAAVDLDAVRAAFTSGLHAVAAVGALIFLTLAVVTAVVLRRHAAPAIPAAEAEPAMAA from the coding sequence ATGACAAAGAACTGGATCGGGCTCGGCGTCCTCGCCTCCATCGCCCTGCTGCTCTCCGTCGACGTCAGCGTCCTCTATCTCGCGCTGCCGCACCTGAGCGCCTCGCTCGGCGCCTCCGCCCCGCAACAGTTGTGGATCATGGACATCTACTCGTTCATGCTCGCCGGGTTCCTGGTGACCATGGGCACGCTGGGCGACCGGATCGGCAGGCGCAGGCTCCTGCTCATCGGCGCCGCCGCGTTCGGCGTGCTCTCGGTGGTGGCCGCCTTCTCCACCAGCGCGGAGACGCTGATCGTGGCCAGGGCGCTGCTCGGCATCGCGGGCGCCACGCTGATGCCGTCCTCGATGGCGTTGATCCGCAACATGTTCGACGACCCCAAGCAGATGGGAGCGGCCATCGGGATCTGGTTCAGCTGCTTCATGGTCGGCATGGCCATCGGCCCGCTGGTCGGCGGGCTGCTGCTGGAGCACTTCTGGTGGGGTTCGGCGTTCCTGCTGGGCGTGCCGTTCATGGTGGCCGTGCTGGTGGCGGGTCCGGTGCTGCTGCCCGAGTACCGTGACCCGTCGGCCGGACGGCTGGACCTGGCCAGCGTCGCGCTGTCCCTGAGCACGATCCTGCCGGTCATCTACGGGCTCAAGGAGATCGCCAGGAACGGTTCGCAGCCGCTGCCCATCGCCGCCATCGTCGTCGGTCTGGCCGTGGGCGTGACCTTCGTCCGCCGTCAGCGCCGGCTCGCCGACCCGCTGCTCGACCTGCGGCTGTTCGCCAACAAGGCCTTCACCGCGACGCTGGTGATCGGGCTGCTCGGCGGCATCGTGATGGCGGGCACCACGCTGATGTCCACGATGTACCTGCAGTCGGTCTCCGGGCTGTCGCCGCTCGCCGCCGGCCTGTGGCTGCTGCCGCAGAACCTGGTGATGATCGTGGCTCTGTCGGCCGGTCCCGCGCTGGCCCGCCGGGTCGCCCCCGCCTACGTGATGGCCGCCGGACTCGCGCTCGCCGCCGCCGGCCTGGTCCTGCACACCCAGGTGCCCGCGGTCGGCGGGATCCCACTGCTGGTGGCCGGGCTGGTGCTGGCCTCGGCGGGAATGGCACTGCCCATGGGGCTCGGCACCGGCATCATGATGACCGCCGCGCCGGCGGAGAAGGCGGGATCGGCCGCGTCACTGTCGGAGACCAGCGGCGAGTTCGGCGTCGCGGTGGGCATCGCCGCGCTGGGCAGCCTCGGCACCGCCGTCTTCCGCGGCGCGCTCCCCTCCGGCGTCGACGCCGACTCCATCACCTCCGCGGTGGCCGCGGCCGTGGACCTCGACGCGGTCCGTGCGGCCTTCACCAGCGGCCTGCACGCGGTCGCCGCGGTCGGCGCGCTGATCTTCCTGACCCTGGCGGTCGTCACGGCCGTGGTCCTGCGCCGCCACGCCGCCCCCGCCATCCCCGCCGCGGAGGCAGAGCCCGCGATGGCCGCATGA
- a CDS encoding BTAD domain-containing putative transcriptional regulator: MRFGVLGPLTVWTDAGQSVPIPGLKVRALLADLLAHEGRAVSTDRLVDDLWGEDLPGNAVAALQVRVSQLRRALEEAEPGGKNLIVSRAPGYQLQVDPDAIDAMRFTRLLGESRLKEALELWRGAAFADFADFEFVRPVVARLEEARLGAVEEFAEIRLAAGEPVEVSELVGEHPLRERLRAVHMKALYRAGRQSEALAVYGELRERLATELGLDPSPELAALYEQILRQDPALSGPERRSSGNLPAAVSELIGREDAMTDVRALLGTGRLVTLTGSGGVGKTSLALETARRLAGAFTDGAWLVELASYDRHTPSLAEAVLAALDIRDGADVPGALDRLSAALTAKNMLLVLDNCEHVVDQAAKLAELLLRAAPGLRILATSREPLAVAGEALWSVPVLEVPAGAGLDEVAASDAVRLFMTRATASARGFALDAGNAEAVAQLCRRLDGLPLALELAATRVRALGVHELVARLDDRFRVLAGWQRGAPERQQTLMAMIDWSWTLLTDEERIVLRRLAVHADGCTLEAAEAVCAEPGLDVLDLLVRLVDRSLVTAVDGPSGVRYRLLESVAAYCLRRLDDVGETSRVRQAHVRYFVKLAVQAEPYLRGGEQARWMRRLDAEAANLRAALDNAPADSALRLVNALAWYWFLRGRLGEGRRALAKALAGRAHGAEWDRARAWEAGFALLLGEDVDWADALRVQDPGDLARARWFIGLGLVDETSARALVDSALATFREVGDRWGVAAALSRHARDAFTRRDHAALERDGGESARLFGELGDRWGWLQADEWLGGLAEMRRDYEGAARLFTADLSAAEELGLWPDAVRRMCWLGWIAMNQADYDRALDFCGRALRLAAGQGYREGQIFAEMGYGFAARRAGRLELAEKHLRHLLEGVPRDGEPVVFLSDVLVELGFVSELRGDLDAARALFLEALAAARKTGDPWSTVLTVEGLAAASPGERAAELLGLAAAARVAHQAPPSDSGQAELDRITRRVRSELGEDVFTTAYARGGELTLDDAG; the protein is encoded by the coding sequence ATGCGCTTTGGGGTGTTGGGGCCGCTGACGGTGTGGACCGATGCGGGGCAGAGCGTCCCGATCCCTGGTCTGAAGGTGCGCGCGTTGCTCGCCGACCTGCTGGCCCACGAGGGCCGGGCGGTCTCCACCGACCGGCTGGTGGACGACCTGTGGGGCGAGGACCTGCCGGGCAACGCGGTGGCCGCGCTCCAGGTACGGGTCTCGCAGCTGCGCCGCGCGCTGGAGGAGGCCGAGCCCGGCGGCAAGAACCTGATCGTTTCCCGGGCGCCCGGCTACCAGCTCCAGGTGGATCCCGATGCGATCGACGCCATGCGCTTCACCAGGTTGCTGGGCGAGTCGCGGCTGAAGGAGGCGCTGGAGCTGTGGCGGGGGGCGGCTTTCGCGGACTTCGCGGATTTCGAGTTCGTCCGTCCGGTGGTGGCCCGGCTGGAAGAGGCACGGCTGGGGGCGGTGGAAGAGTTCGCCGAGATACGGCTGGCGGCGGGCGAGCCCGTCGAGGTGTCCGAGCTCGTCGGCGAGCACCCGTTGCGCGAGCGGCTCCGGGCCGTACACATGAAGGCCCTGTATCGGGCAGGGCGGCAGAGTGAGGCGCTGGCCGTCTACGGCGAGCTGCGCGAGCGGCTCGCCACCGAGCTCGGACTGGATCCCTCACCCGAGCTGGCCGCGCTGTACGAGCAGATCCTGCGCCAGGATCCCGCGCTCAGCGGGCCGGAGCGGCGCTCCTCCGGCAACCTGCCCGCGGCCGTCAGCGAGCTGATCGGGCGCGAGGACGCGATGACCGACGTGCGCGCGCTGCTGGGGACGGGCAGGCTCGTCACGCTCACCGGTTCCGGCGGCGTGGGCAAGACCAGCCTCGCGTTGGAGACCGCGCGAAGGCTGGCCGGCGCGTTCACCGACGGCGCGTGGCTGGTGGAGCTGGCCTCCTATGACAGGCACACGCCGTCGCTGGCCGAGGCGGTGCTCGCGGCGCTGGACATCAGGGACGGCGCCGACGTCCCCGGCGCGCTCGACCGGCTGTCGGCCGCGCTGACCGCCAAGAACATGCTGCTGGTCCTCGACAACTGCGAGCACGTGGTGGACCAGGCGGCCAAGCTGGCGGAGCTGTTGCTGCGCGCCGCGCCGGGACTGCGGATCCTGGCCACCAGTAGGGAGCCGCTGGCCGTGGCCGGCGAGGCGCTGTGGAGCGTGCCCGTGCTGGAGGTGCCCGCCGGGGCGGGGCTCGACGAGGTGGCGGCGTCCGACGCGGTGCGGCTGTTCATGACGCGGGCCACCGCCTCCGCCCGGGGGTTCGCGCTCGACGCCGGCAACGCCGAGGCCGTGGCGCAGTTGTGCCGCAGGCTGGACGGCCTGCCGCTGGCGCTGGAGCTGGCGGCGACCCGGGTGCGCGCGCTGGGCGTGCACGAGCTGGTGGCCAGGCTGGACGACCGGTTCCGGGTGCTGGCCGGGTGGCAGCGGGGCGCGCCCGAACGGCAGCAGACGCTCATGGCGATGATCGACTGGAGCTGGACCCTGCTCACCGACGAGGAACGGATCGTGCTGCGGCGGCTGGCCGTGCACGCCGACGGCTGCACGCTGGAGGCCGCGGAGGCGGTGTGCGCCGAGCCGGGGCTGGACGTGCTCGACCTGCTGGTCAGGCTGGTGGACAGGTCGCTGGTGACGGCCGTCGACGGGCCTTCGGGGGTGCGGTATCGCCTGCTGGAGTCGGTGGCGGCCTACTGTCTGCGGCGGCTGGACGATGTGGGGGAGACCTCCCGGGTACGGCAGGCGCATGTCCGGTATTTCGTGAAGCTGGCCGTACAGGCCGAGCCGTACCTGCGGGGTGGTGAGCAGGCGCGGTGGATGCGACGGCTGGACGCCGAGGCCGCGAACCTGCGCGCCGCGCTCGACAACGCGCCCGCCGACAGCGCGTTGCGGCTGGTGAACGCGCTGGCCTGGTACTGGTTCCTGCGCGGCAGGCTGGGCGAGGGCAGACGGGCGCTGGCCAAGGCGCTGGCCGGGCGGGCTCACGGTGCCGAGTGGGACAGGGCACGGGCCTGGGAGGCCGGGTTCGCGCTGTTGCTCGGTGAGGACGTGGACTGGGCGGACGCGTTGCGCGTCCAGGATCCGGGCGACCTGGCCAGGGCGCGGTGGTTCATCGGGCTCGGGCTGGTCGACGAGACGTCCGCGCGTGCGCTGGTGGACAGCGCGCTGGCCACGTTCCGCGAGGTCGGCGACCGATGGGGCGTCGCGGCGGCGCTGAGCAGGCACGCCCGTGACGCCTTCACCCGGCGTGACCACGCCGCGCTGGAACGCGACGGCGGCGAGAGCGCCCGGCTGTTCGGCGAGCTGGGCGACCGCTGGGGGTGGTTGCAGGCCGACGAGTGGCTTGGTGGGCTGGCCGAGATGCGGCGCGACTACGAAGGCGCCGCCCGGCTGTTCACCGCGGACCTGAGCGCGGCCGAGGAGCTCGGGCTGTGGCCGGACGCCGTACGGCGGATGTGCTGGCTCGGCTGGATCGCCATGAACCAGGCCGACTACGACCGGGCCCTGGACTTCTGCGGGCGGGCCCTGCGGCTGGCCGCCGGTCAGGGCTACCGCGAGGGGCAGATCTTCGCCGAGATGGGGTACGGCTTCGCCGCCCGTCGCGCCGGTCGGCTGGAGCTGGCGGAGAAGCACCTGCGCCACCTCCTCGAAGGCGTTCCCCGCGACGGCGAGCCGGTGGTGTTCCTGTCCGACGTGCTGGTGGAGCTGGGCTTCGTCAGCGAGCTGCGCGGCGATCTCGACGCCGCCCGCGCGCTCTTCCTGGAGGCGCTCGCCGCGGCCAGGAAGACCGGCGACCCCTGGTCGACGGTGCTCACCGTCGAGGGGCTGGCGGCCGCCTCGCCCGGCGAGAGGGCCGCCGAGCTGCTGGGACTGGCGGCCGCGGCCAGGGTGGCGCATCAGGCGCCGCCCAGCGACTCCGGGCAGGCCGAGCTCGACCGGATCACCCGACGGGTCAGGTCCGAGCTGGGCGAGGACGTCTTCACCACCGCCTACGCGCGTGGTGGTGAGCTGACCCTCGACGACGCGGGCTAG
- a CDS encoding SRPBCC family protein: MTTAEYEITRTLDAPRELVYEAWTEPKRFSHWFGPRIFATPADRIVLDARPGGTWQATMVGEEGFEVTLNGVYREVAAPGRLVFTTGDPDNPGDGPASVVTLTLEEQDGATVMRFHQYGVNTDSEHAEQAKAGWSEFFDRMAEHLASS; the protein is encoded by the coding sequence ATGACGACCGCCGAGTACGAGATCACCCGCACCCTCGACGCTCCCCGTGAGCTGGTCTACGAGGCCTGGACCGAGCCCAAGCGCTTCTCGCACTGGTTCGGTCCGCGCATCTTCGCCACCCCGGCCGACCGGATCGTTCTCGACGCCAGGCCCGGTGGGACCTGGCAGGCCACGATGGTCGGCGAGGAGGGCTTCGAGGTGACGTTGAACGGCGTCTACCGCGAGGTGGCCGCGCCCGGGCGGCTGGTGTTCACCACGGGCGACCCCGACAACCCCGGCGACGGCCCCGCCTCGGTCGTCACGCTCACGCTGGAGGAGCAGGACGGCGCGACGGTCATGCGCTTCCACCAGTACGGCGTCAACACCGACTCCGAGCACGCCGAGCAGGCCAAGGCGGGCTGGAGCGAGTTCTTCGACCGCATGGCGGAGCACCTGGCGAGCAGCTAG
- a CDS encoding RNA polymerase sigma factor: protein MSETSRAEVDDASFIERSRHDPEVFAEVFRRHAPDITRYVTRRLGDDAAEDVVAETFLAAFRQRDGYDLSRRNARPWLYGIATNLMRQHLRTEVRQLRLVERTGADPVTASFTERSDERLSAEASRRSLAGALAALPKGHRDALLLVAWGGLSYSETSEALGIRLGTVQSRVNRARKRLRRELGGINPMTTVSEESVHE, encoded by the coding sequence ATGAGCGAGACGAGCCGGGCAGAGGTCGATGACGCCTCTTTCATCGAACGGTCCCGGCACGATCCCGAGGTGTTCGCCGAGGTCTTCCGTCGGCACGCCCCGGATATCACGCGCTATGTCACCCGCAGGCTGGGGGACGACGCCGCCGAGGACGTGGTGGCCGAGACCTTCCTGGCGGCGTTCCGGCAGCGGGACGGCTACGACCTGTCACGCCGGAACGCGCGGCCGTGGCTGTACGGGATCGCGACCAACCTGATGCGCCAGCACCTGCGGACCGAGGTGCGGCAGCTACGTCTCGTGGAGCGCACCGGGGCCGACCCGGTGACGGCGTCGTTCACCGAGCGCAGCGACGAGCGGCTCAGCGCCGAGGCCTCCCGCCGGAGCCTGGCGGGCGCGCTGGCGGCGCTGCCCAAGGGGCACCGTGACGCGTTGCTGCTGGTGGCATGGGGCGGTCTCAGCTACTCGGAGACCTCCGAGGCACTGGGCATCCGCCTGGGAACCGTGCAGTCGCGCGTCAACCGAGCTCGAAAGAGACTCCGCAGGGAACTCGGCGGGATCAATCCCATGACCACCGTTAGCGAGGAATCCGTCCATGAATGA